Part of the Fusarium musae strain F31 chromosome 3, whole genome shotgun sequence genome, AACAGATCAATCAAGTTCTCATGATCAAAAGTTTTCTGGAGTCAATACCCGAACTTCATACGGCATTGGGTCCTGCCAACAGCGTGCTACTAGCCAAGGTCCGAGAGCTGTGTCGCCCTCAAATCACAAGCCACAGCCTCAATACGATCCGGCAGACCATTGAGGCGGACGTTACTTACATGAAGTCTGCGCTAGATCTTAGAAATCAGAGAACCTTTGCTGTCAAAGCGGGCATCAACGGAATGCTTGATGTTGCTCGCCAGACATACAAAGAGCTCACAGAAGATATCCACCAGCACATCGATGCTCTGAATGGTATGAAACATGCCTTTGTGTAATATGCCACTAATAAGATCTAGAGGCACACGGACTTGATGCTAGCCTCCGATACGATAATGGGCGTAAATATTGGCTAAGGCTACGAGCGGCAGACTTTGATGACCGTCCCCTTCCGGACCTGTTGATCAATGTGGTAcgaaagaaggacaagattgaATGCCAGACACTTGACTTGGTCAAGCTCAATCTGAGGTTATCCGATACCTCTAATGAGGTTGTCATTCGAAGCGACAAGGTTATACAAGACTTGCTGAAAGAACTACGTTCCGACATCCCACACTTGTTCCGCGTTTGCGAATCGGTTGCGCTTGTCGACATGATCACTTCCTTTGCGCAGCTTGCAACTACCAGGGACTACGTGAAGCCAGATCTCAGCACGACGCTCGCATTGAAAGCAGCGAGACACCCTGTCCTCGATAAAGTAAGTGCGAGAAGCCACTGCTGATACAGATTGACTGATTCATGTAGACTATGAACGGCACCTTTGTGCCCAACGATTACTACTCCACAGAGCAATATTGCTTCCACATCGTGACGGGTTGTAATATGAGTGGGAAAAGCACGTACATACGGGCGGTCGCATTGCTTCAGATCATGGCGCAAATAGGATCCTTTGTGCCGGCAGAGTATGCCGCATTCTCCATAATCCACAGCATATTTGCGCGAGTTTCGCTTGACGACAACATTGAAAGCAACCTTTCGACTTTTTCTGTCGAAATGCGAGAGATGTCTTTCATCCTGAGGAACATTGACGACAAGAGCCTTGCGGTGATTGATGAACTGGGCAGGGCTACGAGCAACCGAGATGGTCTTGCAATTGCAATTGCGATGTCTGAAGCCTTGATTCAAAGCAAAGCATCTGTCTGGTTTGCGACCCACTACGTTGATCTGACGAAGGTTCTCGCGGATCGTCCAGGTATCCTCAACCTTCACCTAGCTGCCACTACATCGACAACTGAAGACGGTTTGCCTCATATTACGATGCTTTACAAGGCGACCTCTGGTGCCATCAGAGGCGAAGACCATTATGGCATCAATTTGGCACGTGCTATCGGGCTTCCTCAGTCCTTCATTGAC contains:
- a CDS encoding hypothetical protein (EggNog:ENOG41), encoding MIKSFLESIPELHTALGPANSVLLAKVRELCRPQITSHSLNTIRQTIEADVTYMKSALDLRNQRTFAVKAGINGMLDVARQTYKELTEDIHQHIDALNEAHGLDASLRYDNGRKYWLRLRAADFDDRPLPDLLINVVRKKDKIECQTLDLVKLNLRLSDTSNEVVIRSDKVIQDLLKELRSDIPHLFRVCESVALVDMITSFAQLATTRDYVKPDLSTTLALKAARHPVLDKTMNGTFVPNDYYSTEQYCFHIVTGCNMSGKSTYIRAVALLQIMAQIGSFVPAEYAAFSIIHSIFARVSLDDNIESNLSTFSVEMREMSFILRNIDDKSLAVIDELGRATSNRDGLAIAIAMSEALIQSKASVWFATHYVDLTKVLADRPGILNLHLAATTSTTEDGLPHITMLYKATSGAIRGEDHYGINLARAIGLPQSFIDKAEAVAKDIRRKRETTKRNSESARLVARRKLILNLQDALRQAKDSGSEEALPGYLQRLQEDFVARMEEIDNM